DNA sequence from the Terriglobales bacterium genome:
CCGGGCTCGCCTATCCCATGCGCGCGGAGATCCAGGGGACGGGCGTGGGCGCGGAGCGCCACTGCGTGTTTTCCACCGGAGCCTTCGTCGAGCCCATCACGGTGTGGGACGAGCCGCGGCGGCTGGCCTTCGGCGTGCGCGACGAGCCGCCGCCCATGGTGGAGCTTTCACCCTACCAATTGCATCCGGCGCATCTCGACCACTACTTCTCCGCCAAGGCGGGCGAGTTCCGCCTGACGCCGCTCCCCGGCGGACGCACGCTGCTCGAGGGCACCACCTGGTATGAGAACCGCTTCTGGCCGGAGAGCTACTGGCGGCAGTGGTCGGACCTCATCGTCCGCCGCATTCACATGCGCGTGCTGCGGCACGTGAAGCGCCTGGCGGAAGAGTCGGCCGGCTAGAACAACGCGCTCTGCTTGCGGTTGGGAGTGATACCAAAATGGTCGTAGGCCAGGCGGGTGGCGACGCGGCCGCGCGGGGTGCGGTTCAGGAAGCCGATCTGGATGAGGAAGGGCTCGTAAATCTCCTCGATGGCCTCGGCCTCTTCGGCCAGCGCCGCTGCCAGGGTGCTCACGCCGACAGGGCCGCCCTGGTACTTCTCGATGATGGTCAAGAGCAGGCGGCGGTCAATCTCGTCGAAGCCGTGCTTGTCCACTTCCAGCATCTCAAGCGCAGCCTGGGCGGTGGCCAGGTCGATCTTCCCTGCGCCACGCACCTGGGCGAAGTCGCGGACGCGGCGCAGCAGGCGGTTGGCGATGCGCGGCGTGCCGCGCGCGCGGGCGGCGAGTTCGGCGGCGCCGGCTTCGTCGATGGCGATGCCCAAGATCTCCGCCGAGCGGCGCACGATCACCACCAGGTCAGCGGTGTCGTAGAACTCGAGGCGCAGCACGATGCCGAAGCGCGAGCGCAGCGGCCCAGAGAGCAGTCCGGCGCGCGTGGTCGCGCCTACGAAGGTGAAGGGCGGCATCTCCAGCGTATGCGTCCGCGCCGACGGTCCCTGGCCGATCATGATGTCCAGGCGGTAGTCCTCGAGCGCCGAGTAGAGGAGCTCTTCCAGCGCGGGCTGCAGACGGTGGACTTCGTCGAAGAACAGCACCTGCTTCTCTTTGACGTTGGTGAGGATGGCGGTGAGATCGCCCTTGATCTGCAGCACCGGCCCCGAGGTCTGCTGGAACTCGACGCCCAGCTCGTTGGCGATGACGGAGGCCAGTGTCGTCTTTCCCAGGCCGGGCGGGCCGTAGAGCAGGACGTGGTCCAGCGCTTCGCCGCGCGAGCGGGCCGCTTCGATGGCGACCGAGAGGTTTTCCTTGACCTTGCTCTGCCCGATGAACTCGCGCAGGAGCCTGGGCCGCAGTTTTAGTTCAAAGGACGCGTCGTCATCAACCGGCTGGGCCGAGACCATGCGCGCCTTCAGCTCTGAGCTCTTTTTCGGGGAAGCCACGCTGGCGCGAGTGTAAGACGAATCCGGGATTCAGGCAATCGGCACGGGTCGAAGACCTGTGCCCACACGTGCTCCTACCTCTCCGGCGAGAAAAGCACGGGCTTGAGGACGAGCTCCGAGGCGGCCTCGAGCGCCAGCTGCTGGCTGCCGTTCATCAACTGGGGCGTGCCCTTCTCGTCGAGCGCCACAGGGATGGCGCCGATCTCTTCTGACGGACGGCCGTGGGCGCGGGGCGTGCGCACGATTTGGTAGTTCACCGAGCGCGTCTCCAGGTTGAGGAAGATCTCCATGCGGATGCTGGGATAGGGAGAGCGCTTGAGCACGAGCGTGCCCGACGCGGGCTTCTCGACTTCGAAGACCTTCTGCTTGTCGTCGCGGAAGAGCTGGTTGAATTCGGCGACGTGGTTCTCCACCACGGCCGCGAACTTGTCCCACAGGGCGGGCGCCTTGTCGGCGACCTTCTTCACGCGGTCGAGGCGCGCCGCGCTCTTCTGCTGCAGCGTGCGCTCCTGCGCCTTGCGCTTTTCCGCCTCGCGCTTGACCCAGCTTTCCGCAGTCATGGCTCCCGCCGGGTGGCGCCGACTTCCACCAGCACTTCGTTCAGCACCGCCACCCCATCCTGATAATCCACGCGCACCAGGCGCATGCGGTACTTGTAGTTGCGAAGCACGGTGGAGGCCAGGTCGAACTCGCGGAAGGAAGCCACCTTGCCCCACTGGCCCTTTTTCTCCGCCCAGAGCTCGTACTGCTGCCAGTCGGGCATGGCTACTCTTCTTCCGCCGGGGCTTCGCCGCGCGCGGCCTTGGCGGCGGCCACGATCTTCTCCTGCAGGTGCGCGGGGACGATGTCGTAGTGTGCCATCTCCATGCTGAAGGTACCGCGGCCCTGGGTCATGGCGGTGAGGTCGACGCCGTAGGTGAGCATCTCGGCCATGGGCACCTCGGCCTTGACGATGGTCTTGCCGGTCTTGTTGTCCATGCCCTGGATGCGGCCGCGGCGCGAGTTGAGGTCGCCCATGATGCTGCCGGCGAACTCCTCGGGCGCGGTGATCTCCACGTGCATGACGGGCTCGAGCAGGGTGGGCTTGGCCAGGTCCATGGCCTTGCGGAAGGCGATGCGGCCGGCGGTCTTGAAGGAGAGTTCGTTCGAATCCACGTCGTGGTAGGAGCCGTCATAGAGCGTGACGCGGAAGTCCACCACCGGGAAGCCGGCGAGATGCCCGCGCGCCGCCGCTTCCACGACGCCCTTCTCCACTGCGGGGATGAAGTTCCTGGGGATGGAGCCGCCGAAGATGTCGTTGACGAATTCGAAGTTGCCGCCACGGGGCAGCGGCTCCATGCGGATCTTGCAGTCGCCAAACTGGCCGTGCCCGCCGGTCTGCTTCTTGTGGCGGCCCTGCACGTCGGCCTTGCCGCGGATGGTCTCCCGGTAAGGCACCTTGGGCGCCTTCAGGATGACTTCGGTGTGGTAACGCTTCTTGAGCTTGGAGCAGATGACCTCGATGTGCTGCTGGCCGGTGCCCGCGATGAGGAACTCCTTGGTCTGGGGATCGCGGAAGAAGCGCACCATCATGTCCTCTTCCATTAGCTTGTGGATGCCGTTGGAGAGCTTGTCCTCGTCGGCGCGCGTCTTGGGCTCGATGGCGAAGGTGATGGCGGGTTCGGCGAGCGCGACCGGCGGATACTGGATGGGATGGGCCTTGTCGCCCAGGGTGTCACCGGTGAGCGTCTCCTTCAGCTTGGCGACGGCTCCGATGTCGCCGGCATGCAGCTCGGGAATCGGGGTGGCCGTCTTGCCCTGCATCACTGAGATGTGGGAGAGCTTCTCCGAAGCGTTCTTGGTGAAGTTCTGCGCCACGGCTTCGTTCTTCAGCACTCCGGAGAAAATCTTGAGGTAGGAGATGCGGCCGGCAAAGGCGTCAGAAACGGTCTTGAAGACGTAGAGGGAGAGCGGCTCGGAGTCGGCCACTCTGCGCGTGGCGGGCTCGCCGTTCTCCCCCGGCGCCGACTGCACGGGAGGGCGGTCGGTGGCTGCGGGCAGGAAGTCCGCGGCGAAATCGAGGATGCGGTCGCTCCCCATGTTGCCCAGCCCGGAGGCGTAGAGCACAGGGAAGATGCGACGCTGGGCCACCGCTTCCCGCAGTCCCGGGATGAGATGCTCTTCGGGGATGGTGCCCTTGTCGAAGAACTCTTCCATGAGGGCGTCGTTGCCTTCAGCGATCAACTCCACCAGTTTTTCGTGCCCGGCCTTGGCGGCCTCGGCCATGGCGGCGGGAATCTCGCCCTCCTTGCCCTTGCCGTTGCCGCCCAGCTCGTAGGTGTAGGCCTTCATGCGCACCAGGTCCACCACGCCGATGAAACTCTTCTCCTGGCCGATGGGGAGCTGCACGGGGACCACAGCACGTCCAAAGGACGAAGTCAGCGACTCCAGCGTGCGACTGGCGTCGGCGCGCTCGCGGTCCATGCGGCTGGCGACGATGACGCGTGGCAGCTCGAGTTCCTCGGCGAAACCCCAGACGCGGTCGGTCACCACCTCCACGCCGGCGACGCCATCCACCAGCACCAGCGCGGCTTCGACCGCCACCATGCAGGTCTTGGCCTCGTGCACGAACATGCTGAAGCCGGGAGTATCGATGAGGTTGACCTTGGTCTTGCCCCACTCGGCATAGGCCACGCCGCTGGAGAAGGTCATGGCGCGCGCAATCTCTTCTTCGTCGTGGTCGGTGACGGTGGTGCCTTCATCCACGCGGCCCAGCCGCTGCGTGGCTCCGGCGGTGAAGAGCAGCGCGGAGACCAGCGAGGTCTTGCCGGCGTGTCCGTGCCCGACCACCGCCAGATTCCGGATGTTGGCGCCTTCGTAGACCTTCACTGGTTGGCTCCTGGTTGGAGAGGAGCGGCTGCGCCCTGTGGAGCGCAGCGATGAGTCCTGAAACCGAAGATGCTAACACACGAAAAATGCGCCCTCAACCGGCGGCCTCCTCCGCCGGGCGGTGTATGATTCCCCGCTCCATGCGGCGCTTCACCGCCATCCCGCTGCTGGCCCTGCTGTTGGCTGCGACCTTCGCGCAGCCGGCGATGGCGCTGTTCCATGCGGACGGGCATGCCTGCTGCCCACCGGGGACCACCGCGCAACCCGTAAAGCACTCTGGACATCATCACCACGCGCCCGCTGCGCCGAGCTCCACCTTCAGCAGCACCATGCCGGACTGCAGCCGCTGCTGTCCCTGCCTGGCCCCTGCGGCGGTGGAGGCGGGCGTCCCCGTAGCCTCGCCGGTTCCTGGCGCTCCGCAGATTCTCCGCAGCTTCCCGATCTCCCTCGCTCCCGCCGGCCGCCTGGCCGCGCCCCAGTCCGAACGCGGCCCTCCCACTGCTTCCTCCTGCTGAACGTTCCTCCAGTAGAGGAGGACCAGATCCAGGAATCCAAGAATCCATTCGGGAGGAAGCATGCGTCCGCTCGTCCGCCTGTTGCTTTGTCTTTTTACATTCGCTGCCTTCAGCGCGCGCCCGTTGCGCGCCCACGACAGTGAGCCCATCAACACCGAATTCGCTGCTCCGTTCACCTATAAAGCCGGCAACCTGCAATTTGGCCTGCGGTACGCCCACAACCTGCGTTCTTACGATGTAGCAAGCTTCGAATTCGAGTACGGCGTCTGGCAGCGCATGCAGTTCTCCATCAGCGCGCCGCTTACCCGCACCGACGCTTCGGGTAAGACCTACGTGCGGCCCGGCAACGTCGAGATCGCCTACCGCTATCTGCTGGCGGGCGGAAACGAGCGCCGCTTCGCCCTCTCCATCAACCCCGAGGTCACGCTGCCGGTGGGCGACAAGCGGGTGGCGGAGCGCGCCTTCGCGGTGGGCGGCGCGCTCCACCTCGACCTCCATCCGAGCGACCGCCTCTGGACCCATCTGAACCTTGGCTACGAAACGCCCATCGCCCGCTTTGAGGAGAAAGAAAAAGTCTTCTTCTACCGGGCCGCCGCCATGTACCACGCCAGCGAGCGCTTCCAGCCGGTGCTGGAACTGGTGGGCGAGCACGGTTTCCACGACGGCTCCACCCGGCTGGCGGTGGTTCCGGAGCTGATCTTTTCTCCCAGCCACCGCTGGGAGATCAAGGCGGGGATGCCGCTGGGGGCGACCCGTGCCACCCCTGACGTGGGCTTCCAGTTTCAGTTAACATGGAAGTTCGGTCGGGAGGGGCGGCAGTGACCCGTCTCCCGGCCGATCAGCGAGGTCCAGCCATGATTTCCCACAAATCGAGTTTTCTGTTGCTTCTATTCCTGCTGGGGACGGCGCTCACGGCGCAGGTGGCGAGCCAGCGCGCGCTGCGTCCGCCGCCCGGCGCTTCGGTCGCGCTGGTGGTCTTCGAAGACCTGGAGTGCCCGGACTGCAAGCGCGCCGCGCCGCTGTTGGAAGAGGCCGCCCGCGCCTACAAGATCCCCCTGGTGCGCCACGACTTCCCCCTGCCCAAGCACAACTGGTCGTTCGACGCCGCCGTGCTGGCGCGCTTTTTCGACACCAAGTCCAAGAAGACCGGGGACGAATTCCGCGCCTACATCTTCCAGAACCAGGAGCAGATCACGCGCGAGACCCTGCGGCCGTACGCCGAGCGGTTCGCCTCCGACCGCAAGGTGGACCTGCCCTTCGCCGTCGATCCCCGGGGCGAGCTGGCCAAGAAGGTGAAGGCGGACTACGCGCTGGGCCAGGCCATCAACATCCAGCACACCCCGACCATCTACGTGGTGAGCAACAAGGAGAGCGGCACGCCGTTCGTGGAAGTGGTGGACCGCACCAACCTCTACGCCATGATCGACAAGATGAAGCGCGAGGCGGTCCCGGTCTCGGCCAGCGCTACCAAGAGCACCAAGAAGTCGGCCACGCCCCAGTAATCGTTCCACGAAAAGCAAAACCCCGCCGAGTGGCGGGGTTTTGTTGTTTCTGGCTGGCTGCTACAGTTTGCGCAGGACTGCGAGACAGTCCTCATTGGGCGGTTGCTCGCCCAGCTCGTACAGCTTGCTGAAGGCGATCTTGCCGGCTTTGTTCACGATGAAGACAGCGCGCTGGTTGATGCCGGGGATGGGGTCGCCCTCGCGGAAGACGCCGTATTTCTTCGCCGTCTCGCCGTGGGGATAGAAGTCGCTGCACAACGGGTAGCGCAGCGGACCGATATCATGCTTCTGCCAGGCGATGTGGCTGAAGACCGAATCCACGCTCACGCCCACGACCTGGGCGTTGAAGCCGGCGAACTTGTCGAGGTCCGTGTTGTACGCCGGCATTTGCGCGCTTCAGGTGGGGGTCCAGTTGAGAGCGTAGAAGGCCACCACCACGTGCTTTTTGCCGCGGAAATCGGAGAGCTTGAACTTGTGCTTCTCCGTCCCGGTCACGGCCGGCAACTCGAAATCCGGAGCCACCTGGCCGACTGCGAGGATCGCCATCTTTCTCTTCCCCCCTCAAAAAATTGCCGCCTCAGCAGTCCGTACCGCCGAGGCGCGTGGCATCAGTGTAGCACTCGGAACCTGCGCTTCCAGCGCGCCGCCCAGAGGCTCATTTATTATGCGTCGGGTATTATGCGTCGGGCAGGCCGGGCCGGACATCTTACCCGGGCACGGCGTACACTGATGTGCTGATTTCAAATCGGAAGGAGCAATCTATATGGGAAAGGTAGCACGGGAAGTTGTGGTCAAGGCCGGCGTCAACGTGGACGAGCTGCTGAAGAAGCTGGTGCGCGCGGCCTCGGCTGAATTCACGACGTATTACTACTACACCATCCTGCGGGTGAACGCGATCGGCTTCGATGGCGAAGGATTGAAGGAGATCATCGAGGACGCGCGCATCGAAGACCGCAACCACTTCGAGGCGCTGACCCCGCGCATCTACGAGCTGGGCGGCAAGCTGACGCGCGACATCAAGGACTTCTGCGCCGAGGCGGCCTGTCCGGATGCCTACCTGGCCAAGAATCCCAAGGACATGAAGCAGATGCTGAAGATCCTGGTGGGCGCCGAGCGCTGCGCCATCCGGGTGTACACCGAGATCTGCCAGATGACCCAGGGCAAGGACCACCGCACCTACGATCTGGCGCTGGCCATCCTGCACGAAGAGATCGAGCACGAGGCGTGGTTCAGCGAGTACCTGGGCGAAGGGCCGAGCGGACACTTCCGCCGCGGCACGCCGGGCGAGTCTCCCTACACCTCAAGGTTCCTGACGGTGCCCAAGAAGTAGTGGCGTGCGGCTTTGGGGGCAGGACGGCTGCCCCCTTGTGCCGACTGTGTTTGGTTTACATTCCGAGGCCGAAGGCCGAGGAAGCCCTACACACTCCCAGCTCATTGCCGGGAATAGGGCTCCCTCGCTGCGCTCGGGATGTAAAAACAGACCGCACGAGAGGTGCCATCATACCGGCCTTGGAACGCGCCAGACAGATGCCAAAGACACGGAAGCCCGGCATTCGCTGGGTGCGAGTGGCGCGGGTGAGTGACGTCCCGCGGGGCCAGGTCCGCGGCGTGGAGGCGGAGGGCCGCAAGCTCGCTCTGGTGAACCGCGACGGCGAGTGGTTCGCGCTGGATGCCGTCTGTCCGCACCAGGGTGGCCCGCTCGACGAGGGCAGCCTGTGGCAGGGCGCGGTGGAGTGTCCCTGGCACCACTATCGCTTCGACCCCGCCACCGGCAAGAACCTCTACCCCGCTGACGTCTATCCCGAAGACATGCCGCAACTCCAAGCCGACGTGCAGCCGGTCGAGACCTTTCCCGTGGACGTAAGAGGAGAAGAGGTGTTCGTGGGCCTGCCGGGGTA
Encoded proteins:
- the ruvB gene encoding Holliday junction branch migration DNA helicase RuvB, whose translation is MVSAQPVDDDASFELKLRPRLLREFIGQSKVKENLSVAIEAARSRGEALDHVLLYGPPGLGKTTLASVIANELGVEFQQTSGPVLQIKGDLTAILTNVKEKQVLFFDEVHRLQPALEELLYSALEDYRLDIMIGQGPSARTHTLEMPPFTFVGATTRAGLLSGPLRSRFGIVLRLEFYDTADLVVIVRRSAEILGIAIDEAGAAELAARARGTPRIANRLLRRVRDFAQVRGAGKIDLATAQAALEMLEVDKHGFDEIDRRLLLTIIEKYQGGPVGVSTLAAALAEEAEAIEEIYEPFLIQIGFLNRTPRGRVATRLAYDHFGITPNRKQSALF
- the fusA gene encoding elongation factor G — translated: MKVYEGANIRNLAVVGHGHAGKTSLVSALLFTAGATQRLGRVDEGTTVTDHDEEEIARAMTFSSGVAYAEWGKTKVNLIDTPGFSMFVHEAKTCMVAVEAALVLVDGVAGVEVVTDRVWGFAEELELPRVIVASRMDRERADASRTLESLTSSFGRAVVPVQLPIGQEKSFIGVVDLVRMKAYTYELGGNGKGKEGEIPAAMAEAAKAGHEKLVELIAEGNDALMEEFFDKGTIPEEHLIPGLREAVAQRRIFPVLYASGLGNMGSDRILDFAADFLPAATDRPPVQSAPGENGEPATRRVADSEPLSLYVFKTVSDAFAGRISYLKIFSGVLKNEAVAQNFTKNASEKLSHISVMQGKTATPIPELHAGDIGAVAKLKETLTGDTLGDKAHPIQYPPVALAEPAITFAIEPKTRADEDKLSNGIHKLMEEDMMVRFFRDPQTKEFLIAGTGQQHIEVICSKLKKRYHTEVILKAPKVPYRETIRGKADVQGRHKKQTGGHGQFGDCKIRMEPLPRGGNFEFVNDIFGGSIPRNFIPAVEKGVVEAAARGHLAGFPVVDFRVTLYDGSYHDVDSNELSFKTAGRIAFRKAMDLAKPTLLEPVMHVEITAPEEFAGSIMGDLNSRRGRIQGMDNKTGKTIVKAEVPMAEMLTYGVDLTAMTQGRGTFSMEMAHYDIVPAHLQEKIVAAAKAARGEAPAEEE
- a CDS encoding thioredoxin domain-containing protein gives rise to the protein MISHKSSFLLLLFLLGTALTAQVASQRALRPPPGASVALVVFEDLECPDCKRAAPLLEEAARAYKIPLVRHDFPLPKHNWSFDAAVLARFFDTKSKKTGDEFRAYIFQNQEQITRETLRPYAERFASDRKVDLPFAVDPRGELAKKVKADYALGQAINIQHTPTIYVVSNKESGTPFVEVVDRTNLYAMIDKMKREAVPVSASATKSTKKSATPQ
- a CDS encoding redoxin domain-containing protein — encoded protein: MAILAVGQVAPDFELPAVTGTEKHKFKLSDFRGKKHVVVAFYALNWTPTUSAQMPAYNTDLDKFAGFNAQVVGVSVDSVFSHIAWQKHDIGPLRYPLCSDFYPHGETAKKYGVFREGDPIPGINQRAVFIVNKAGKIAFSKLYELGEQPPNEDCLAVLRKL
- the dps gene encoding DNA protection during starvation protein, with translation MGKVAREVVVKAGVNVDELLKKLVRAASAEFTTYYYYTILRVNAIGFDGEGLKEIIEDARIEDRNHFEALTPRIYELGGKLTRDIKDFCAEAACPDAYLAKNPKDMKQMLKILVGAERCAIRVYTEICQMTQGKDHRTYDLALAILHEEIEHEAWFSEYLGEGPSGHFRRGTPGESPYTSRFLTVPKK
- a CDS encoding Rieske 2Fe-2S domain-containing protein encodes the protein MPKTRKPGIRWVRVARVSDVPRGQVRGVEAEGRKLALVNRDGEWFALDAVCPHQGGPLDEGSLWQGAVECPWHHYRFDPATGKNLYPADVYPEDMPQLQADVQPVETFPVDVRGEEVFVGLPG